The Vanacampus margaritifer isolate UIUO_Vmar chromosome 15, RoL_Vmar_1.0, whole genome shotgun sequence genome contains the following window.
tatttgttagtatctgtgactttgaatgtgtgtggttTCAAGAGGCGGGGCCTGCTGATTGATGTGGGAGTCAGCCAATCAGTGTAGCATTAGCTGCTGCTGCCTCTCGGTTACCGTTTGTGCCGTAAAGTGACTGAAATTGCACCGGCAGCTTTGTTTATCATTGACCACACTGTAGTGGGATTACAATTTGGTGGTAGGTTATGTCAAATTAGCAAATGTTTACTCTACTGAACACTTAACAGTACATGAAATTTCAGCACAATTTCTTGGCACCAAGAAAGAGGCCACCAAACCGCAACTATGCGTGGAGTtcactgtatactgtaaaaacaaacaaacaccaatTAAAATGGTATAAGTGTCAGAACACTGTACATCCCGTCACCGTCTACAGACCAAAATACATGttagtgttttgtttcaatGATGGCGGACACATAGATACACATAGCAACAGAGCTGTCTTACTAAATGTCAGCACACACAGCTGTCCGTGATACTAAGAAACCGAGCGGTGACGAGTACCGGGGTTCAATTCTTCTCTCAGCGGCACTACGGACAGGAAGTCAAAAGTGACTGCCAAGTCCGCCTGTGCACAAATCTAAACGTTTAAGAGCAAAATCTCTCATTTATAGCCCTGGTGATTGAGAGACTcttaatgatgacattttggaGCTGCGTAGTTTGCATTGCCGGCACGGCGCACTGTTGCGGAAACAATGGCGGCGCCTGTGTGTCGAGGAGTGTTTGCCCCCTCTGGCAAAGGGGGCTCGGCCAGGACTTGGACCCTCTTCTTCCAGACCGTAGTCCCCCTCCGTTCTCTGTTTGGTAGGTCTCACAAAGACGCTTATTCTTCTTGAAATGTCAATGGTGGAACAAAACGGCCTGTGCAGGACATTGCTTTGCATTTTCTCCCTCCTAGTTACTCTTGAGTCCTTCCAGCTTGGGGATGCACAGTCATGGTCTATTTCAAGCACTGTCTGATTCAGATTCTGAAAACTTTATGGAACGTAGATCCCGTGAAAAACGCTTGCACTGCAGTACAGCGCAGGTCCTAGCAGTAGCACCGACGACGACTACGTAATCGTTTGGAAAGCATCAGACAGGAAACACACCTGGCTTGGCGCGTGCGTTTCTTCGAAGCTCCCTATGCCGGCTCGTCTAGTTCTCATTCCATCGTCGAGGAGAGGAGACCTGAAGCACTCCCTCTTTGTCCTGACAGCCGACTTCTCGAAGTGATGCCCATATATGGCCCGGCTCGCTCTTTAGACGAACGCTGCTCCTCTGAaatgagtggaaaaaaatagtcGGGCCAAGTGGGAGAAAACCAAATGTGAACTTATGACCTCTTTCCCGCACTGAGGCAAATgtgcataaaaacaacaaaaattcagtGAAAGTGCTTATaaaagtactttaaaaaaaatatatatatatttgtagtgATTCACATAAGACACAAACACTTTCCTCACACCCTCTCATCACATGCAAGCACGCGCACATGTAAGTTGGCACAAttaacaagtattttttttaaacaaactaatATAATAACAGGCATGCAGTAGAGAGTGAGAAATGATCTCATATCACGTAATTGGTCAGAAAATTAGGATTTTCATCCAATGCATTGTGGAAAAGCGCGTTTCCAAATAGTACCTCAGCAAAGATGAGCCGAGTGAGACGATGATGGCCGGGTTGACATCGGCGGGGCCCTCGCTTCTCCTTTGACAACTTTGCATCTGAAcaagaggggtgggggggacgaggtggggggggggggggggcgatcgAATCAttccaaacttaaaaaaaaaaaagcttgaggaAATGTTTGTATTACGACATGTGGTTTGTGTTCATCCGCCGACACCGTGTATGCTGGAAATTGCTCTTGCtgggttgccatggcgatgagacgtgttttgtgtgtgtgggagcaAGACGTCCACTTTTTTCATATTGTCACAAAGAATGCTGGGATACATCCCTGGCACAAGCTCATAATGGTACGTCCCAAAGTCAAGGTCATTATGtgtgtgggagaaaaaaaaagtgtgtctgtCTCGGCTAGCGGCTGAAAGGCAAGcccctgtgtgtgtttgtttgtcctaTATCAGTCCTGACTTGTCAGTTGATCCAGCAGCCCAATCTGTAAGCACGTCAGCGCAGAAACTCAGAGGGAGGGGCGTCAAATCGCTCACTTGACACACGGCCGCccgcacacacgcaaacacacctTTTTGTTTCACACATAGCCTCTCTCtatctcactcacacacataaaaaggacccacccaactttttgagttattaattCAACCCAAATATTTGGGTCAAATGGAACAGCCCAAAAAAAGCCAATCTTGggggttttatacaaaatttaaGGAAACTCGTGATGGCAGCCGATAACAGAATTGGCTGTTTTATGATGAAGAGCtagaaatttgaagaatagaAGCTTGCGATTAATTTCGTGcacttttaaggaaaaatgtgatattgagatatataggtctttctttaaaatgatctgtcattgttttttttttttttgggggggggggggttattattTAAAAGTACTAGTTCGTATCGGTATCCGTGACTACCcaagtaataattttttttttttactatatatataaaactcgTGATGGCAGCCGATAACAGAATTGGCTGTTTTATGATGAAGAGCtagaaatttgaagaatagaagcttgccattaatttcgtgcacttttaaggaaaaatgtgatattgagATAtcaatctgtcattgttttttttttgggggggggggggggtattatttAAAAGTACTAGTTCGTATCGGTATCCGTGACTAcccaagtaataaaaaaaaataaaaaaatatatatatataaacattttgtggttatttttgtgggtttttaattttgggtaaaaaaaaagttggattgggccctttttcacccatattgagttacttttgacccagctgtttttagcGTGAATGATGACAGCAAAGTTCCAAGCAAAGTCCAAGCGTAGCCTTTGGAAAAGTAACTGTATACACATGAGAAGAGCTAACGCGCCAACTCTGTATTTCAGGATGAATGGAGGAGACTAAGAGTGTCATTTACACTTTGCTTTCGCGTCCCCAGTGCGAGGATGTCGTCCGGGGAAGATCGTCCAGATGACGGAGGCCGAGGTGCGGGGCCTCTGCATCAAGTCCCGGGAGATTTTCCTTAGTCAGCCCATTCTTCTGGAGCTGGAGGCTCCGCTCAAAATCTGTGGTGAGCGCCGCCCGTCCGTTGGCTTGACCGtcaacgaccccccccccccaccccttttgtctgtttttaacCAATCCGTTGGTCCCATGCGTGCTCCCCTCCCTCCAGGTGACATCCACGGGCAGTACACAGACTTGCTCAGGCTCTTCGAGTACGGCGGCTTCCCCCCAGAGGCCAACTACCTGTTCCTGGGCGACTACGTGGACAGGGGGAAGCAGTCCTTAGAGACAATCTGCCTGCTACTGGCGTACAAGATCAAGTATCCCGAGAACTTCTTCTTGCTGCGGGGCAATCATGAGTGCGCCTCCATCAACCGCATCTATGGCTTCTATGACGAGTGTGAGCGCGCTCGCCTCGGCGGAGCTTGCAGCCGACGTACGGCGTTATCACTTACCCTGTTATTTATCTCTCAGGCAAGCGGCGGTTCAACATCAAGCTGTGGAAGACTTTCACCGACTGCTTCAACTGCTTGCCTATCGCCGCCATTGTGGACGAGAAGATCTTCTGCTGCCACGGAGGTACGCCGGGGGGTCTGGACAAGGGCCGTGTTGGGTAAAGAGGCCCCGGCCACTCATGATGCGGTGTCACGATACCGCCCCACAGGTCTGTCCCCTGACCTGCAGTCTATGGAGCAGATTAGACGCATCATGAGACCCACAGATGTGCCAGACACAGGTTGGTGGACACTTTAAAGCTAGCATGCTGTCAAACAAGTTGGATGGACATTTCAATAGGAATtgtactgaaaatgacatcacacttgctgAGGGCTCAAGTCATGACCGCTCATATGGCccagcttgcaaacgtcacataaTTGGCCAAACTCAGGAAAAggtgagccacgattggtcgttacctgagcaaccgtgatgtcgttttcagtcagcagcaagtggcaaaacggcactcccctgagatggacaaaaaacggtggattttgctgcttaattcagaTTCCACAAATGCTATATGTCATCAGAGTTGCGtgttaaaaggaaaaagttCAACATAGTTATTAAGTCGAAGTTTTGTTGTGCTTCCTAATACTACTGTGCAACTAACCTAATGGTGTACGACTACATCATTTAGCAACTTTTAGTAACAAATCTTCCTTTAAAAATTTTTGGGGCTAAAACTGATTTCATGATGAACAACTTTTTTcagcattaattaaaaaactatCAACACATTAACGCCATCCTACTTACggtattattatgaaatatgaATATGACAAGTGAGCAGTAAAACTACTTAATTCAAAACGTGGCAAAGTAAAGGTAAGCATCATTATACGAAATGATATATggctatatttatattttcacaaatttttcatgtgttcatttttttccattcttgTCTTGGTTTACGTCTTCAGCGGTCCATTGATCTCCTGCAAACTGACTCCGCTGCACTATTGCTTTAATGTCTTTGCACATGACATGGatcacaatctttttttttataatacataGATTTTTCGTTATAATTAAAACTTGGACACCTTCATCTTGTGTTCTTAAGTGTACCTTAAATGTTCTGTTCGGAGTGATAGCGCTTGTGTTGTCATGAAACCTGCCTCTTCTCCTTTTAAGGGAGTCAGACACTCTCGCTGCCTTTTTTGCCCCACATCCTCTTTTATGGTCTGGAGTGGCTGTGTGCACGTGACAAGTTGACAACGCACGCATGCCCACGTGCACGCCACGCACACAAAcagtggaaacatttttaaaccgTCCAGTACCATCCTCCAGGCCTCCTGTGCGACCTCTTGTGGTCGGATCCAGACAAGGACGTGCAGGGCTGGGGCGAAAACGACCGCGGCGTCTCCTTCACGTTTGGAGCCGACGTGGTCAGCAAGTTCCTCAATCGGCACGACCTGGACCTCATTTGCAGAGCCCACCAGGTTCGAAAAGGCGACGTATCTATGACACGTGATTGTGATACTTACTGACGATGTGGCGCCCCCAGGTGGTGGAAGACGGTTACGAGTTCTTTGCAAAGAGGCAGCTGGTAACGCTGTTTTCAGCTCCCAACTACTGCGGCGAGTTCGACAACGCCGGCGGCATGATGAGCGTGGACGAAACCCTCATGTGTTCCTTTCAGGTGCCCACTCAAAAACTGCAGTTAAGAAGAAGCAGGCAAacatcatttattaaaaaaaataaaaaaaacggttgTGTTATTTAGATCCTGAAGCCCTCCGAGAAGAAAGCAAAGTACCAGTACGGCGGTATGAACTCCGGCCGGCCCGTTACTCCTCCCCGTACAGCGCAACCTCCCAAAAAGCGATGAAGGAGGACAGAAGAAGAGAAGAGGAGCGTCAGCGTCGTCTGGCGTCGGCTTCTCGTGGCACAAAAATCCATCAACTGttcggaaaaaaaagacagcccATTTTTTCTTTATCTCCAACTGAACTGCCTCTCGTCTACCCAAATGTTGCCCGCTCGCATCTATGTAACcttcaaatattaaaaatgtgacaaaatactgtacacaaaCTGTGGGGTCGTTTTTGtctgttcacacacacacaaaacagtatTGTGGTGTTTTAAAAACACTTGCTCTCCACAtcacatgaaaacaaaagtacAAACCACAACTGCCAAATGTGTCTTGTTCGTCTGTGGGGTACATTGTCAGCAGGCAAACTAGCCTAATGGTCTGTTACCGCCCCCAACTGGTATTTTCGAGAACCAACGAACGCATAaaccgccatctagtggtgggaGAACGAAGTACACAGTTTAGCTTTACCAATATTCTATATGCTTAGGtaatataaaaacacttttagctacacatacattttgtcaaatcaaaatttcTTTAGGTAACTTCGATTAAATTAACAAAGTTTCCTAGTTTTTAAGCTTGTTTTGTGTTCTAATGTGCTGCCTTTATGCAACCTTTCAAACTAACCAAATGTACATGTTGTGCTCCATTAAACAAACaactttgaactatttcaagtCCTTTATTTACAGTCAAACGTCATGAGTCAGACTACACGTGGGTTCCCTTGTTTAACTCAAAGTCCAgcaaaaatgtacagtactgtacatacaaacaaaacactATTGCTTGCAAGCGCAATGGGAAGTATTTTAAGGGATTTACTGAAGCAGAGACACGATAAacgtgaattttttttgccGGTACACATTCTTTAGGCTAGTGtgacaaaacatgctttgatCCTTTTCGCCACACAAATTAACTTATGAAATACATAACAAATGAGACCATCCCGAAAGGTTAAACAATGATGTTCCACTTATAGAAAGGAAGGCTTATGGGCATTCGAGCAAAGTAAAACATCAGTCTATGTATACAAGGCACGGTACATTGGTAGAAATAAAAAGGACACAAATGAACATGGTTAGCTGTCAAagttgaaaaataaagaaatggtaCCCATATTAAATATTAACACAACGAATACTGCACATTACCTAATGCAGTGATGACCAATCGTCCAATTTCACTCAAacggacaattttttttttattcactacaATGAATGTAACTTTGCTCAAAATATCTATGCTAGTGACATGTAGTGACGGGGagaacaattaaatgtatttaagtgCCATGAAACACTGACCCAATGAATGAACCTCAAtctccactagagggcagaatGATCCCTTCATACAAGTATTAGTGGCCATTTAAGGGAGCGATTGAATTTGGTTAAGATGCTTATTATTGGTCTATTTTGGGCTCTgccatacatttaaaaactatatatagccaaactcaaagtaacaacaacaaaaatccctTCCCTTCATTGACACATTCTTTCAAGAAATGTaaacacagcaacaaaaaaggaaataaatacttaaaaaaacaaaaaggacgcACAAACAGGAACGTATATGTTTCTTATTTCTATTATAATggacagtggtaccttgactcaAAAGTTGGTTCTATTACCATGCTTGAAGCGCAATTTACAATTACTCTGTTACagcgcctaaaaaaaaaacacacacacactcacagacgCAAAATTGCAAACTATTGGATAAAACGCGAA
Protein-coding sequences here:
- the LOC144035442 gene encoding serine/threonine-protein phosphatase PP1-beta catalytic subunit isoform X1; amino-acid sequence: MAEGELDVDSLISRLLEVRGCRPGKIVQMTEAEVRGLCIKSREIFLSQPILLELEAPLKICGDIHGQYTDLLRLFEYGGFPPEANYLFLGDYVDRGKQSLETICLLLAYKIKYPENFFLLRGNHECASINRIYGFYDECKRRFNIKLWKTFTDCFNCLPIAAIVDEKIFCCHGGLSPDLQSMEQIRRIMRPTDVPDTGLLCDLLWSDPDKDVQGWGENDRGVSFTFGADVVSKFLNRHDLDLICRAHQVVEDGYEFFAKRQLVTLFSAPNYCGEFDNAGGMMSVDETLMCSFQILKPSEKKAKYQYGGMNSGRPVTPPRTAQPPKKR
- the LOC144035442 gene encoding serine/threonine-protein phosphatase PP1-beta catalytic subunit isoform X2, encoding MTEAEVRGLCIKSREIFLSQPILLELEAPLKICGDIHGQYTDLLRLFEYGGFPPEANYLFLGDYVDRGKQSLETICLLLAYKIKYPENFFLLRGNHECASINRIYGFYDECKRRFNIKLWKTFTDCFNCLPIAAIVDEKIFCCHGGLSPDLQSMEQIRRIMRPTDVPDTGLLCDLLWSDPDKDVQGWGENDRGVSFTFGADVVSKFLNRHDLDLICRAHQVVEDGYEFFAKRQLVTLFSAPNYCGEFDNAGGMMSVDETLMCSFQILKPSEKKAKYQYGGMNSGRPVTPPRTAQPPKKR